The genomic interval ACCAAGCTGCTCGCATCATTATCGAGTGAAAGGCAAATTATAGTTATGACTTGTCATGAGCATGTTCGAGACGCAATGCTTGAGCATTGCGAGGGTGCGTTACTCGTACAAATATGATGATTTATAGCAGCCAGCTGCTCTCTAATGAGTAATAACACGTTTGCGGATAATTAAGATGAGCCAGCCCAAGCTGACCAAGCCGAATAACGGATAAAGAGTGGACAGCAGCGGACCAAATCCGATTTGGCTGGCGACATAACATATCGCGAGGATAAGTAGAACAATCAAGCTCCGAGCCCATTTCAAACGCTCATGAAGCTGAAGGGTGAGGCCGTAAATGTCTGCAATGAGTGTCGTGAAGATTTCAGCGAAAATAATGAAAACGTAAATAAACTGTACACTAGGCCCTAGCTGCCTAGCAATCCCGCCCATCGGAATTGCGAATTGTTGAATGCCTGGCATATGAACAGAAAGCGCGATGTGACCAGCCAGCAGCATGAATCCGATACCGATTCCTCCGACCCATGAGCCAGCAATAATGACCTTGCGGTCACGAATTTCTGCTCCCAGCGGTACAAGCACAGCTTGCGACATCGAGAGGTTGAAGGCGGTATATAAAAAAGGTGAAGCCCAAGCGGCCCAGATGGAATGGTCGCTTGATAAAGTAATGAACTTGTCTGCACCTGGCGTTTGAAATGTATTGATTATGATGAGTACAGTGAACAGAAGCATAACAGGGACGACGATCGCATTGACCGTCAGAATAGCATTCATTCCTTTGCGCAGCAAAAAATAACAAGCGGCAATCGTAATAAGCAGACCTGATTGATAAGAAATATTCCAATGCTCATAAAAGATAGTGCCGGCACCTGCGAGCATAACAGCGGTTACGCCAAGGAGTACGACTAACATGAAGTGGCTGATAAGTCGTCCATATTTGTCGCCGAACAATGCTTTATTTAAGTCTTCGTACGACTTTGCTCTAATTTCACTTGCAATGAGCATCATCTTGGTGCCTAGCCAAATGAACAAAACGGTAGATATTACAATCGTGACCGTACCCCAGTAACCAAAGCGGGTAAAAAACTGAAGTATTTCTTGGCCGGTGGCAAAACCGGCCCCCACGATTGTCCCCATGTAAGTTGAAGCGATTTGTAATACTTTTCCAGTACGTTTCCACATCGTCTACCGTCCTCCGTTCGAAAACCCTCTATAATTAGAAGGTATGTCCAAACGAGGACAGGCATGACTTTTTTCAAAATATTACGATTTTCTACGGGATATTTAGAAGCAGAGAGGGCCTTCATTCTAGTAGCGGCGGTAGTGCTGTGGTATATTTCCTTCAATGGCAGCCTTGGTTTGCTCTATACATTAGTTTCGCATGCTAAATTCTGTCTAGCTGATAGCGAGAAGCTTAATGGAAATGATTTCGTTATGCTCGGGATCAAGATCCAGCTTAAGCAGCGCTTTGTTTGCTTTGTAAGTGAGCAAATATGCGGTTTGCTTCTCAGGCTTGCCGAGCGCAAGCAGTGCAGCTTCCGGATTGTCGCCAATTTGCAGGCCGCTTAGGCCAGCTTGAATGTTTTTTTCAAAAAGCTCTATAAATTGTGTTTTTTTCTTAGCATTGATTCCAATTGCAAATCCGTCATACTCAAGCACGGTAACAGGATCCGTCTCTTCCTCAAGCTTGTAGCTGTCTTGCGGATTGCCAAACTGCTTAACAACCGAAGCATGGGTATCGCCAATTGCTACGCCATGGAGAAGAGGCGCGTCTGCTTGCCACAATGCATCCTCACTTTCGGTTTTTACCGGCGCTTTGGGATTCTCTGACTTGCTGACTGCTGAGGTTTCAGCGTTTGTATTGCTGCTCGTATCCACTTTGTTCACATGAGGCTCGTCCATTTGAAGCTCATTTTCCGTTAGCTCAGAGTAAGAGTTCTGAGGACTGTTAGGCTTGCTCGTCTGCTTGGTCAGAAGAGGAGCTGTGTCATCTGTGAAAGTATCAGGCGTGGTTGTCGATGCGCTCTGGCAGCTGGCAAGCAATAAGGCAAGCGTTGAGGTTGCCGCGAGCATAGCAGCTTTTTTCGTTAATAATCGATTGGTTTTCAATGTTTACACTCCTTTCCCTATAGGAAATATCATCGGTATAATGAACCATATTTATAAATGTGCAGCTGAATTCGTTCAAGAGTTATGATATTAAATTAGACGTGTAAAATGTGGTAAAAGTTTCTCTATTTTACTGTAGATATGAAATTTCTCGCTTGAATTCGCTAGATTTTTTTTGGATTAAAAACGATCCCTTCAATAGGGTTGCACTTTTTGCCTGACCTATGGTACGTTATCAAAAAGGATTTTGGTGGAGGTAATGAAAGATGGAAAGTTTAAAACAACGTATTTTAGCAGAATCATCCGTATTGTCTAGCAATGTACTGCGGATGGATGCTTTGATCAACCACCAGGTCGACCCAGCATTGACAATGGAAATGGGACAAGAGTTTGCAAGGCGCTTCGCGGAGGAGCAAATTACGAAGGTGATAACGGTGGAGTCGTCGGGAATACCCGCTGCCTTTGCAACCGCATATACTCTAGGCGTACCGCTCGTTTTCGCTCGCCGCAAGAAGACATTAATTGCTGATCCGGATGCTTATGTGGAACGTGTTCCTTCCTTTACAAAGGGAATGGTGACTGATATTATGGTGTCCAAACAGTTTCTAACGGCTGAAGATCGGGTACTCTTTATTGATGACATTATTGCCAACGGCGATGCAGCGCGTGGATTGATAAAAATTATTCAGCGCTCGGGAGCAGCTTTAGTTGGACTTGGCGTCGTTGTCGAGAAGTCATTCCAAGCTGGAGGAAGAACATTACGGGAACAAGGAATTCGTGTGGAGCCGCTCGTTCGCATTTCATCGCTTGATAACGGTGAAATTAAATTTGAGTAATAAGTTCCAGTACAAATGTTCTTTTCGCATCCGGCATTATCGCTTATAATGGTACAGAAGTGATCGAGGGGAGGCACATACTATGGGGGAAATGTCTGCAGAGTTTATGTATACAAAGCTAAGCGATGCTAAAGTCCACTTTGAGCGTGCACTAGATTGTAAACATACGGAATTTGATGATTTATATCCTTATATGATTGAGCATCCGCAATTTTTCTGGTACAAACGTTATGTAGCATGGTCAGAGCTGCTCACTATCGTGAAGCTTTGCGACGAATTGTCTATTGAATGGCGGGAGCAATTCACTGACCGTCAAGGCGAATATATCGGCAAACGAGTGATGTCATCACGCGTGCTGGATGAGTGGTATGAAACGAATGACGCGAAAGAGCATGCAGGTTAACTTAAAGAATGATATAAGTATAAGTTAAACCTTATTATTATTTTATATTTTGAAGTAAACCTCAATGTGATGCGTAAGCATCCATTGAGGTTTTTCAATAATCATACGGGTTAGAATAGAAGCAGGAGGAATTGCAATGATAAGTGAAGAGCAATTGGATCAATATCGCGTAAGCGGTGAGACAATAAGAGTTGTAAGAGATGCAATCGAAGCAAATGACGTTAAAGGTATCGTTGTAGCATGGGACGAGTCCTCTGTCGTTATTCGCAGACCAAATCGCCGAGTAGTGAAGCTAAGCCGTACATATAGCTATACACCAGCATCCGAGGATCGGCTTAATCTTTTTCCTGAAGAGAATTAGCAATCGCATGAATGGCATCAAGCGCTTCTTTGCCGGTTCCAAGCTTGTATCCCTCTGACATGTAACGGATTCGTCCTACATTATCCAAAACAAACAGGATGGGAAACTGTTCCATCCTCTTCGGCACGATCAAGGGCTGAAAGAGGTTAAGGCCAGTGTATGACTGGTCAAGGTGGAAAGAAGCGTTTCGGGGCAAGGCAGCATCTTGTTCTAATGAGAAGGATGCGGTCAGCTTATCTTCACCCGCTGTCAATATGACTTGGCCATTCCATGCCTCAAATGCAGGAGCCAGCTCTCGAAGCTCTCTCAGCAGATGTTTTGAAGGCTCACGGTCTGGCTCGATCCAAGCGATGACTGCGCCGCGAGGCTGAACGGCTGCCTTCATGCTAATCTGTAGATAGAATAACTCCTTATCCATGGCATCAGCGGAGAGTGAGGCTAGAATTGGAATTTCCATATCCTTGCTGCAGAAGCTCAATGTCAATTTTGTTGTAGCTGATGGAGAAATGTCGAAATAAGCAAGCCGGACCTTTACCGTACCATTTGGAAGTCTTATTCCGGTTATTAACCGATATTGTCCGCATACCAATTCTATTGGCGCGTCGAATACGTCCTTTTTGCCAAAGGGGAGCATTTGTGTGTGATACATGCCCTTCGTAAAGCGCGCAATCGTGAAGTTATTGAAATAGGCGGCTTCTTCTACATCTCCTGCTATGTCTTTGATGAAATGAACAAAACCTAGTGCTGGCGCTGAGGTGCCCTCCGAACAAAAGTCAGTCCAATGGCTTAGCATAAAGTATTGCGGCCTTAAATCAGTTGGTTCAAGGCGAGCTGGTATTCCTATGCTTCTTGCTGTTGCGATTAGAAGAATATGGAAGCAAAGCCGATCGCCTTTTTGTAATTCAAAGCTGCCTAGCGGCGTGGCAGAGCCGTTATAATGATTCATGCCTTCGATAATATCAAATTCACCTGCAAGCCGTTCGTACATGGCCTCAGGTTGACCGCGATACAGCTCCTTTTCTGCCTCAGAGTAATGCTCTTGGAAACGATGCTTGTAGGGTGCAATCATCTCATAATGTATACGCGGACAAAGAAGATACTTGCTGGTAAAAGATTTATCTAAATCGGTATCCTGACTTCCAATCAGAGGCAAAGAACCAAGTAGATGATCATCTAACGAGATTTGAAACGTATCTGTCAAATCCTTTTCATGAAGTGATTCCAGCAGCAAAAGCGGCCATTCTCCATATAAAGGCGATTGATTTTGTAAGAAAGCATAAATCTCATGGCTGTTGCCTCTAGCTTTTTGAAGGACGTTCCATACCCGATCTCCATTTAGGGACAGCTGATCAGCTAGCTGAGAAGACTGCTCCAAGCTAACAAATGTTGCTTCATATGCAGCACGAATTTGGGAGCCCTCTTGAATTCGCTCACTATTTTTCTGCTTCTCTTGCTCGGTGGCGGCTGAAGTCAGCTTGCTGTCCACAGATGGCGGGGGGATCATATCAATATCCGAAATGCCGCCTCGAACTTCCTCTTTGCTCATAACCATTGTAAATTCGTTCGCGTCTCCCGTATGGATAAGTATAGAGCCCCAGCCTTCTTCGCCAACAGCATGTATATATAAGCTGCCAAGTCCAGTTGTAAGGGTAACTTGCCCGGCTTGATCTGTCGTCTTTGTCACAATAGTAGAAAACTCGGCGTAATTATACAGCTGGAAGTGTACCTTAGCACTAGATGGGGAACCAGCTTGATTAAGTACTTTGATCGTAATGGTCTTGTTTACGGCATAGTTGTCTAGTAAATTAATTTCGGTATACCAAGGATGCTGCAGCGTAATTTCCTCGGGGCCTGCATAGTTGGAGGGAACTCTCGTATTAACGAGCATAGCTCTTTGGGCAGGGGCGCTAAACCAGCCTTGGTCTAGCCTTGCTTCTGGCTCGCAAGCACCGAGAAAATGCCAACGACCGTCAGCCCAAGCTTCAACCCAAGCATGATTGGAATCACAATGGGCCCAGCGTGGTGTATAGCACTGCCTTGCAGGAATTCCGATGCTGCGGAGTGCAGCAACTGCAAGTGTGGACTGCTCTCCGCAGCGTCCGAGAGTGGTACGGATAATGGTTAAAGGAGATACGGTGCGCTGGTCGTTTCCTATGTAGGTAGCTTTTTCATGGCACCAGTAGTTAGTCTCCAAAATGGCATCTTCCATGGACAGTCCTCGAACGCGCTCGAACAATTCATTAAACAACAAGCTTCGAATATCTTCGATGTTCTCGTTATTGACCCGATATGGGAGAACAAAGTGGTAAAATAAATGATCGGACACTGTGCTGCCCCATGGCACTTTATTCCGAATAGCAAGGGAAGCCCGTACATGGCTAAGAAAAAGTTCACCATTATAATCAGCTAAGTCATTAAGAGGCATGTAGGCATATAAAAATTGCAGCGCAAACTGCTCATCCGCGCTTAAGGGCTGCTGAAAAACGCTGAATAGCTGCTCTTCACGCAAGCTGGCTAGGCTCCTTTTGTAGGCGAATTTTTCTAGAACCTGTGTTGTCCAGTCTGAATTCATAATTATGATCATCCCTCTCCTAAATACTGCAGGTATACTTGAATGAAGTTGGTATATTTAATTTGCATTATAAAGAATTGATTTGGTATAATCAATACAAGAAATGCATTACGGATAGACTGGAAGTGAATGAGCATGCAGTCCGATAACAAACCTTTGTATATGGTCATTCTTGAGGATCTCAAGGAAAAGATAAAATCGGGAGAATATTTGCCTGATCAACAACTTCCAACAGAAGTGGAATTGGCGGAGAAGTCAGGGGTTAGCCGCATTACATCGAAGCGAGCATTAATCGAGCTGGAACGTGAAGGCCTAATATACAGGAAGCGCGGAAGCGGGAGCTTTGTCAAAAAACAAGAGATTTATATCGAATCCGATACAGGCACATCAAATGCCAATCGGATTATTTCAATGATTCTTCCTTATATGGCGACACATGAATCGGACTATATAACCGGAGCATCGGACTATTTGGACGATAAAGGTTATTATTTAAGCATTCATAACAGCAATTGGAGCAGGGACAAAGAGAAGGAGCTGCTCGTTCGAATTCCTAAGAACGGTTCAAGCGGCATCATATTGTATCCCATCAGCACCATTAGCAATATCGATTTGATCAATGCTATTTATTGGAATGACTACCCGATTGTGACGATTGATCAGTACTTTGAAGGCATTCCGATTACGAGCGTTACTTCAAATAACTTTGAAGGCGGTTATGAGATCGCGAAGCAGCTGCTTGAGTTTGGCCATGAGCGAATTGCTTTTGTTTCCAGCATCAGCATCGAATTTCGCAGTTCGGTGCGGGACCGGTATCAAGGCTACTGCAATGCGCTAAAGGATT from Paenibacillus sp. FSL K6-3182 carries:
- a CDS encoding xanthine phosphoribosyltransferase, with the protein product MESLKQRILAESSVLSSNVLRMDALINHQVDPALTMEMGQEFARRFAEEQITKVITVESSGIPAAFATAYTLGVPLVFARRKKTLIADPDAYVERVPSFTKGMVTDIMVSKQFLTAEDRVLFIDDIIANGDAARGLIKIIQRSGAALVGLGVVVEKSFQAGGRTLREQGIRVEPLVRISSLDNGEIKFE
- a CDS encoding transglutaminase-like domain-containing protein; its protein translation is MNSDWTTQVLEKFAYKRSLASLREEQLFSVFQQPLSADEQFALQFLYAYMPLNDLADYNGELFLSHVRASLAIRNKVPWGSTVSDHLFYHFVLPYRVNNENIEDIRSLLFNELFERVRGLSMEDAILETNYWCHEKATYIGNDQRTVSPLTIIRTTLGRCGEQSTLAVAALRSIGIPARQCYTPRWAHCDSNHAWVEAWADGRWHFLGACEPEARLDQGWFSAPAQRAMLVNTRVPSNYAGPEEITLQHPWYTEINLLDNYAVNKTITIKVLNQAGSPSSAKVHFQLYNYAEFSTIVTKTTDQAGQVTLTTGLGSLYIHAVGEEGWGSILIHTGDANEFTMVMSKEEVRGGISDIDMIPPPSVDSKLTSAATEQEKQKNSERIQEGSQIRAAYEATFVSLEQSSQLADQLSLNGDRVWNVLQKARGNSHEIYAFLQNQSPLYGEWPLLLLESLHEKDLTDTFQISLDDHLLGSLPLIGSQDTDLDKSFTSKYLLCPRIHYEMIAPYKHRFQEHYSEAEKELYRGQPEAMYERLAGEFDIIEGMNHYNGSATPLGSFELQKGDRLCFHILLIATARSIGIPARLEPTDLRPQYFMLSHWTDFCSEGTSAPALGFVHFIKDIAGDVEEAAYFNNFTIARFTKGMYHTQMLPFGKKDVFDAPIELVCGQYRLITGIRLPNGTVKVRLAYFDISPSATTKLTLSFCSKDMEIPILASLSADAMDKELFYLQISMKAAVQPRGAVIAWIEPDREPSKHLLRELRELAPAFEAWNGQVILTAGEDKLTASFSLEQDAALPRNASFHLDQSYTGLNLFQPLIVPKRMEQFPILFVLDNVGRIRYMSEGYKLGTGKEALDAIHAIANSLQEKD
- a CDS encoding GntR family transcriptional regulator, with protein sequence MQSDNKPLYMVILEDLKEKIKSGEYLPDQQLPTEVELAEKSGVSRITSKRALIELEREGLIYRKRGSGSFVKKQEIYIESDTGTSNANRIISMILPYMATHESDYITGASDYLDDKGYYLSIHNSNWSRDKEKELLVRIPKNGSSGIILYPISTISNIDLINAIYWNDYPIVTIDQYFEGIPITSVTSNNFEGGYEIAKQLLEFGHERIAFVSSISIEFRSSVRDRYQGYCNALKDYKIPIDPDLIVSDFYRQVDETNSKTFYKSMITSLIQAGVTAIQVEHDHLAVDLLKNAIEMGLQVPGQLSIAGFDDHIIAQHVEVPLTTVAQDYNEIGRKAAELIVNRIERADFSPQKLQVPVRVVERESIGMQTVDDQASVKSV